In a genomic window of Thermoanaerobaculales bacterium:
- a CDS encoding 7-carboxy-7-deazaguanine synthase QueE yields MYVAETFASLQGEGTLAGTPSFFIRSSGCNLRCRWCDTPYTSWLPEGVRRDVEELVAEAVASGLRHAVVTGGEPLLQREIAPLTEGLRGEGLHVTVETAGTVDPPFSCDLLSVSPKTSSSDPPGAWRQRHVQARSEFAALRRLLGRFAEHQLKFVVVDADDLPEILALLESVGGVDRGRVLLMPEGRTSAEVAGRAAEVAALCMAHGFRYTPRLQLDLFGGGRGV; encoded by the coding sequence ATGTACGTGGCCGAGACCTTCGCGAGCCTGCAGGGAGAGGGGACCCTCGCCGGCACGCCGTCCTTCTTCATCCGCAGCTCGGGCTGCAACCTGCGCTGCCGGTGGTGCGACACGCCCTACACCTCGTGGCTGCCGGAGGGGGTGCGGCGCGACGTCGAGGAGCTGGTCGCCGAGGCGGTCGCGTCGGGCCTGCGCCACGCCGTCGTCACCGGCGGCGAGCCCCTGCTCCAGCGCGAGATCGCGCCACTGACCGAGGGTCTGCGAGGGGAGGGGCTCCACGTCACGGTCGAGACTGCCGGCACCGTCGACCCGCCCTTCTCCTGCGACCTGCTGTCGGTGTCGCCCAAGACCTCGAGCTCGGACCCGCCCGGCGCGTGGCGGCAGCGGCACGTTCAGGCACGCTCCGAGTTCGCTGCGCTGCGCCGCCTGCTCGGCCGCTTCGCCGAGCACCAGCTCAAGTTCGTGGTCGTCGACGCCGACGACCTGCCCGAGATCCTGGCGCTCCTCGAGTCCGTCGGCGGCGTCGACCGCGGCCGGGTGCTGCTGATGCCGGAGGGCCGCACCTCCGCCGAGGTCGCGGGCCGCGCGGCCGAGGTCGCGGCCTTGTGCATGGCGCACGGCTTTCGCTACACTCCGCGGCTCCAGCTCGACCTGTTCGGGGGCGGGCGGGGGGTCTGA